The genomic stretch GCGGCTGCAAGCACTGCGGCGCGTCCGCCGTCGAAGGCTCGATTCCCGCCGAGCCCACGCGCCCCACGCCAGACGAGAAGAAGGGGGCGAAGAGCAACAGGCGCCTGGGCTGCTACATCCTCTCCATCATCGCGTTCTTCGGCTGCTGCTGTCCCATGTGGATGTCCTCCGGCAAGAAGGGGACCGCCCCCGCGACGGCGGCCACGACAGCGCCCAAGACGGAGCCGGAGAGGACGCGGACGCTCCAGGTCAAGGAGGTCTCCTGGGAGCACACGGTGAGCGTGGAGCGCTACCGCCTGGTGAATGACGAGGGCTTCGAGGAGGACCGGCCAGAAGGCGCCCTCCTGGTGAAGGCGCATGGCAAGCGCCACCACCATGACGACCAGGTGCTCGCCGGCTACACGACCGTCCGCTACACGGAGCGCGTCCAGCGGGGCTTCACCACGGAGACCTACCGCGCCAAGGAGGCTTGCGGTGAGGACTGCACCACGACGCCCAAGAAGTGCAGCGAGCAGTGCACCAGCAACAGGAACGGCTTCGCGACCTGCAAGACGACCTGCACCGGAGGAGGTCGGAGCTGCACCACCCGCTACTGCTCCGTGACGAAGAAGCGCCAGGAGCCGCGCTACGTGGACGAGCAGCGCTCACGCCAGGAGCCGCGCTACCGGAGCGTGCCGCGCCAGGCGACCTGGTACACCTGGAAGGAGTGGCGATGGATGCACGACCGGGACGTGAAGGCGAACGGCACCACGCTCGAGGCGCGCTGGCCCACCGACGCCGAGCTGCGGCCCGCCAAGGCCTTGGGCAAGGGCGAGAAGGAACGAAACGCGCGCGACGCGCGGTACAGCGTGGTCTTCCACGGCGACGACCAGCCCGCCATCACCTACACCCCTGAAACACTCGAGGAGTTCCAGCGCTTCGCGCCCGGCAGCACGCACACCCTTCAGCAGGAGCAGGGCAAGGTCTCCGTCGTGCCCCAGACGCCCCCGGCGCAGGCCACCCCATAACCTGCGTGCCGCTCTCAAACGCGAAGTGAAATCGCGGGCCACTCCATGTCGGAACGGCTCGAAGGCGCTCCGGTTGACCGCGCGTGCTCCTGTTTCCTACGTCCCATCGGAGTGCTATCGGGACGTAGGAAACGTGGGCATCGTGGCCTCCCCACCGGAAGGCAGGAACATGAAGAGTCAACCCAAGACAGATGGCGAGTCGGCCTCGAAGCTCATCAGCGACAGGATCGCCGAGCTGGGTGACTGGCGAGGCGAGGCGCTGGCCAGGGTGCGTGCCCTCATCAAGGAGGCCGTCCCGGATGTCGTGGAGGAATGGAAGTGGCGGGGCACCCCGGTCTGGTCCCACGGAGGAGGCCTCTGCACGGGTGAGGCATACAAGTCGGCCGTGAAGCTGACCTTCTTCAAGGGCGCTTCCCTGGAAGATCCTTCAAAGCTCTTCAACTCGAGCCTTGAAGGCAATGTCAGGCGCGCCATCGACATTCACGAGGGTGAGGCGTTTGACGCGAAGGCGTTCAAGGCCCTCATCCGCGCCGCCGCCGCGCTCAATACCGCTGGCGGAAAGAAGCCCAGGAAGCCGGCGTGAGCCTTCCGGGGCGGCCCTCTCACGGCACCTTGCGTCCAGGCGCGCGGCGTTCCGAGTGAAGCCAACGACGCGGGGCCGGGTACCCGTTTGCAGCCAGGTGCCCGGCCCCGCGCCACGGAGGGGGAGTCAGTGACTCAGCTCGCCAGCTGCTTGTTGGCGTCGAGCTGCGAATCCACCGGGGAGACGGCGAGCGTCTTGCCATCCGCCTTCTTGAAATCGACCGTGCGCAGGTCCAGCGTCTGCAGCCCCAGGCTGTCGTAGGTCCGGACGCCGAACGTGCGGTTCGTGAGGTCCTTCACGACGACCCACTGGGTGTAGTCGAGAGAGTCCTTGCCCGTGGCCTCGTTCAAGTCGCGGCTGGTGCCGTAGGGGATGTCGACGGTGTTGAGCAGGTGCAGCGCCAGGGAGCGGGCCTCGGCCGCGTTCTTGGGCTTCTCGGAGAACTCACGGAGGTAGACGGCCCGGACGAACCGGGAGGGAGGCGTGGAGTCGCCGGGAATCCCGAAGAGGCCGCTGCCGCAGCCGTGAGGTGCGAATGTGCCGGTTCCCAGCTTCACGGGCGTGGCGCCACGGGACGACAGCCTCGCGTAGTTCTTGAGGTTCTCCAGGTGGTCCGGGAAGGTCGGGTGGTTGGTCAGGACAGCAACGGGGTTGTGCATGTTCAGCGGCGAGTTGTCATGACCCGTCGACGCGTACAGGAACATCTGCCGGTCGGTGAACTCGACGACCATGCTGTTGCCCTTCGCGTCGTGGAGGGCGAAGTGGAGCGGAATCTTGCTCGACATCCAGTCGCTGTGCCACAGCTCGGCGTCTCCGTTCGCCAGGGCCTCCTTCACCGCGTCCACGGTGGCGAAGTTACCCACGGCCCACTCCACGAAGAGCTCGGGCGCCAGTCCCCGGGACGGGTCCTTGGCGGCCTGGGGATACGTGGACGTGGGCATCCACAGCGCTCCGGCGGAGAGGCCTTCCGAGTTCATCGCATCGCCGATGACGGTGACCCCATAGAGCGTGACGGTGAGGCCGACGTAGTCGAACTTCGTCGTCCACTTGAGGCCATGCAGGTGCGTGAGGGAACCCGGAGACTGGACCGTATGCCCCTTGGCGTGGAACCGGAACTTGGAGCCGAGGTCGATGCCGAACTCCATGCTGCGGCCAACGACGACAGCGCTCGAGTCCTCGGTCGCGACCAGAAAATCAGTGCACATGTGAAACGTCCTCGTTGATGCCTTCGCGCCATGCGAAGGTCTGGTGTTGGGGGGGCAGTGCGTCACCAGAGCAGGACGCGTGCCACCTGAGCCTCGCGGGTGGTTCGAGTCATTCTGCGGCTTTGTGTCCGATGGGTCCGCTTGCGATGGGGCGCGTTGACGCGTTTGCGGGGGCTCGTGACACGTCAACGCCGGGGCCCGCGAGGCGCCCCGGTGTGATGCGTGTTTCCTCTTGGGACCGCCTCACCTCTCCCCAGGTGAAGCACCCGGCTCCGGACTTCGGGCCACGAGGACGGAGCGGGAACACATCCACCGCCCCCTCCTCATGGACTCAGGCCCTCACAGGGCCGTGCTGGCGTGCAGCGCGAGCACACCCTGCTGCACGGGCTGGCGCCACGTGACGCGGTAGGTGTCCGCCACGAAGTCCCACGTCACACTCCCCGCCTGGACGGGGAAGTCTCCCTGCGCGGGCGAGGCCCCCGTCCAGAAAGAGCGCGTGCCCGGCGCATAGGACAGCGCCAGGTTCACCGGCATATTGAACGCGCCTCCCGTCGCCAGACCGCAGCCCTTCGCGTCACAGCGCAGGCTGCCCCCCCAATAGGGACGGCTGACATCCGTCGCCTCTTTCAGCCACTCCGTCCCGCTCCACCGCCACCAGCTCTTGTCGGTGTGCATCCGGAACCCGCTCGGAGACGCCGCGAGCACACCTTGGCCGTCCGCCGGCGATTTGACGATGTTCTGGCCGGACCAGGCGATGCCGTTGTGGAAGATGTAGCGGAACTCGTCGTCGAAGGGCGCCATCAACATCACCGAGTTGCCCGCCGCGACGAACTCGTAGACGTCACTGGGCATGACCGGGGCCGCGATGGGCTGCCACACGCCCGCGGTGTGGATGCTCATGTTCAGGTAGAGCTCGTTGCGCTGCGCCGACAGCGCGAAGGACTCACCCACCGTGACCAGCCGCGTGTTGTACCAACGCGCCTCCTGGAACACCCTCGGGATGAGGGTCGCCAGGTCCCGCCACGCCACCCCATCCACGCTCCGCGCTCCGCGAATCTCCCACTCGCCCCACACCGCCATGAAGCCGCTGGGGCCATGCACCAGCGCCAGGTCCGGGTCCGTGGCCGCCACGCTGTCCAACAGTTGCGGCGCCCCCACCACCCCCGCCTCGGAGGACACCACCCAGATGTCCATCAGGTCCGTCTGCGTGGACGGCTGGAGATACG from Myxococcus xanthus encodes the following:
- a CDS encoding DUF1801 domain-containing protein, with the translated sequence MKSQPKTDGESASKLISDRIAELGDWRGEALARVRALIKEAVPDVVEEWKWRGTPVWSHGGGLCTGEAYKSAVKLTFFKGASLEDPSKLFNSSLEGNVRRAIDIHEGEAFDAKAFKALIRAAAALNTAGGKKPRKPA
- a CDS encoding linear amide C-N hydrolase; the encoded protein is MCTDFLVATEDSSAVVVGRSMEFGIDLGSKFRFHAKGHTVQSPGSLTHLHGLKWTTKFDYVGLTVTLYGVTVIGDAMNSEGLSAGALWMPTSTYPQAAKDPSRGLAPELFVEWAVGNFATVDAVKEALANGDAELWHSDWMSSKIPLHFALHDAKGNSMVVEFTDRQMFLYASTGHDNSPLNMHNPVAVLTNHPTFPDHLENLKNYARLSSRGATPVKLGTGTFAPHGCGSGLFGIPGDSTPPSRFVRAVYLREFSEKPKNAAEARSLALHLLNTVDIPYGTSRDLNEATGKDSLDYTQWVVVKDLTNRTFGVRTYDSLGLQTLDLRTVDFKKADGKTLAVSPVDSQLDANKQLAS